GCTCCTAATCTTTCTTGTTCATTGGTTTGCATCAATTGTGCTTTTTCCAATTCACTTTCTGCATTTTTCACTTCATTATCTCCCGTCAAGCCTTCTGTATAGGCTTGATCGACTTCACCTTCCAGTGTTTTGATTTCGCCTTTTAGCTCTTCTGTGTTTTCTTTATCATAATCCGCCTTCGCTTTGTTCAATTGCGCTACCTTTTTATTATAGGTTTCCCATTTGATCCCAGCACTGCTTCTTGCTACTTCAACGGCTCTGGCCTTAGCTTCTGCATCCAGTTCTGCTTCTTTTGTTTTCATTTGCTGATCTGTTTGATACGTAAATAATGCCTGTCCCTTTTCTACACGATCGCCTTCTTTGACTAAAACCTCTTTGATCGTTCCTTTGTCAGGATCGATTTTTATTTTATTGGTGTTGTTCGCTGTCACCTTACCAGCTAAAGTCAAATCACTCGCTTTACTTTCTTCGACTAACGCTTTAACACTCTTTTCTTCTACTCGATTTTCTGGATTAGAAGCATTTATATTTTGCTTCTCTGATGAGTTGAATGCATTCACTAGTATAAAAGTCACTAACGCTAGTATTATAATGGCAAAACCTATCAGTAGAAATTTTTTTCTATTCTTTTTTACTGCTGCTCTCATAGTTATTGTCTCCTTATTAAAAAGGGTTTCAAGAGAAGCTAATTTTTCCCCTTGAAACCTTCTCATTTTTCTATTTCAACTTATTCTGAATCTCCGTCTTCATTAACGGCATCTTCAAGTCCTGCTCCCTGGACTTTCATCCCATCTTTCATCGTAAACTCATCCATTTCTTCACCATCGACTGTGACTTTTTTCTTGCTTTGAACATTGTCTTTAAAATCTTGTTTCGATTTGTAGCCCTCTTCTTTCGTCTCTTTTTGATCGCATCCGGTCATTGCGCTCAAAGATAGTGCAATAGCCATCGCTAACATTATTTTCGTCATTTTTTTCATAGTAAATCTTTCCTTTCGTTCTATCCGTTAATTTGTATCGCTTTGATAAAACTTATTATAGACAAGCCATCTGTAGTTCCTCTAAAGCCTATCTGTTTTTTACCTATTTTTTTGCTGATAAAAAAAATAGGTAAAATTTTTAGCCTTAAATCAAGTTGGTTTTCAGTTTGCTTGAATGGAAGACAAAACTATGTTAAGGTTTTTGTAACGAATTAGTGACGAAAGAAGGGGTCTTATGTTTGTATTTATCGGATGTGCAGGCGGTGGAACGTCCAGTATGTTTTGCCAGCGAATCGTCAAAGCTTCTGAACATTCTACTTTAAAAACGAGTTTTGATGATCTTGAAAGTGTCATGCGGCACGAAAAAGAATTAGCAGCGGAGTCAGATATTATTTTTGCTTATGGTGGAATCAATGCGATTCGACCTCAGATCGTCTATGATTTCACTCAGTTGTTTGATGTTGTTCTGATTGCGCCGCAGGTCCGTTTTATGACGAAAGCCAAAAAAGAATTATTAGCAGATTATCCAATTGTTGTAAAAGACATTGATACTAGACTATTTGGTTTAATGGATGGAGAACGTGCTCTTGATGGTTTATTAGAGGAGTTGATCACGATTGATATCGAGCGTGGATATCAGTCTAAAAAATCAGTAAACAATAAAGCAAGTGACAAAAATATCGATATCTTTGTTTTAGGTGGAGATCGTAAAGAAGCTTTTTTTCAATCCTTTACAAATGCACTTAGAAATCTCGGGTTGGTTTTACTTGAGGAGAGCTACTCTTTAGAGCAATTATATACAGATCATAGCGAAAAAGAGTATGATATTCGTTTTCTCTATGGTAACTCAGCTTTGATTACTGAAGAAGAATTTCCTAAATTTGCCCGACGGATCGATGTCGTATTAGAAAAACCACTGTTGTACTCCAGTTTTGATAAAAAGCGGCAATGGTTGGAGGACTATCAAATCCCTTTGCTTTCTTTTGATCCCGTCGCATACACTAGAAATGAAGGGAAACAAGAATTAGAACGATTGCTACCAGAACTTCTCGATGTAAGTATTTATACAGAATTCTCAAAGGACTTTCTTGCACCTTCATTGGAACAAGTCACTCTCAAAAAAAGAAAAAAATTGGGTTGGTTTTCTTGGCGTTAATACCTCAAAAAGAAGAAAATAACAAACATATTCCAGTTTGATTGAAGCACTTTCATTTTGGCTTTAAGCCATATACATGCTTTCCAAGTATCTAAACATGCATAAAGGTATTTATTTTTTTTTAATAGAGTGAGATAAATTACAATAAAACTTAAAAAAAAGCAATGAATAGCCTTTTTTTTCCAACCCTTTATTGACCCTAAAAGGGTTTTCCTATAAAATGGAAAGTAGATAGAAACGAAGAGAATAAAAAAAGCACTTCACAATTTAGCTACCAACTAAATCATGAAGCCCTGAGCAGTCAGTGAACACCTGACCAATCAAGTTGCTTAAGCCAATAGTTATACATTGACATCTTCCATTTTACTCAATTTTGACAGAAATTTCTAGAGGTTTATACTAGTTTTTTCTGACTTAAAGATGTTTATGCTTATTTATTGACCTTACAACGATGTTGGATCTGTGTCCAACATCGTTTTTTTATGCCTTCGTTTCTATCTTAGAGAATTTCTACTTGCTTTTTTAAATCACCACATATCATTTGTCAACCAACCATTGACGAATAAAAGCTGATCCCAACCAGCTTTTCCCATTCTCCTGGACGATTTAATTCAGTAAGTAGCGTTCTCTTTTAAAAGCTAATGGTCAATTACTACTCCCAAGTATTCAATAAGAAAGTACAACAGAATTAACTTCGTAACCTTTTTCAATACTTCCTTTTATATACGACACTCGTTATTCGTACTTTCTTCATTGGTGACTATTAGTGTTGGAAATAAGCCTGATCCGCTTATTTCCAACTTTTTTATTCTATTTATGGTCAATGCTTTTTCTAGCAAGAAAGTACTTCATTATTTCTTAAGCAGATCACTCTGTTTTTTGAATCAGCCTCAACCAATTTTGAGCTTCTGTTTCGGTTGAGAAAATGTACAAGGTTCGCCATTTTCCTAATAACTCTTCTTGAATAAAGACTTTTTGACCCGCAGAAAATGCTGTAGACATTTCTTTTTGTAGATTTAATAGTGCAGTTTTATCCCCTTGCTTTTTTTGAGTAATCGCTTGAAATATGCGGCTTTGTTTTAAAAAGACTGCTTCCAGCTCTTTTGGTTCGCCGAAAACGCGGTGCATCGCTTCATAAGTAGTCAGCCAGACTGTCCCGCTCTTTTTGATTTCATAGGCTTCAAATTTTTTTCTTAACACAGCTTGGCGAATCGTGTTTCCTCCAGCAAGTCCCCATTTTTCAGCAGCTTCCGTAAATGTTAATACTTGATTCAAATCAATCATTTAGCTTATCCTTTCTGCCTTAGTCTCTTCATTGTATCATGTCATTTGATTGGAAAAAATAGTTTGAATCGAAATCTATCCGTTCTCTTTTTGAAAATGAGTAGTGATGAAATGAACGATTTTTCGTAATTGAGTGGAGTCAATACGATCTCGTTTGATCAAATAAAATTTTCTTTGGTAGCCAGAACTTAATGACTGCCAATGTATTTTTGGTGTGAGTGCTTTCTTCGATAAAATGGATTGGCCTATTCCTTTTTCTAAACAACGGACGATGATTTCATTGTTTTTGATAATCATTTTTTGCGGACTCAAATTATTTTCTAGAAAATAGCGCTCTGTATAATGATAAACACCAGAGCTTTCTTCCCTAACCAACCATAATTCACTTGATAAATCACCTGCATGGACTAATTCATCATTCAAAATTTCCTGACGGATCGCCGTTTCCGTGATCAAAGGCTTCTCAATAAAACCAAAATGCGCCTGATGTTTTTCGATTTTATCCAATACTACTTCTGAATTGTCCATCTCTAAAACAAATGAGACCTCAGGAAAATGCCGCACCAATTCCTTCATCAATTCTGGTAAATAATACACGGCAAATGTATTTGAAGCAATGATCTTACAGGTTTCTTTAGGAACGGATTGTGTTTTTAACGCTTGTAAGATATCCTCCCAATCATCAGCTAAGTTAAGCAAATGATGGTACAGAATCTCTGCCTGTTTTGTCGTAACCATCTCTTGGCGCCCACTTCGCACAAACAATTCCACATTCAATTCCTCTTCCAATTGCTTTATTTGATTAGAAACAGCTGGTTGGGAAATAAATAAAACTTCTGCTGCTTTTGAAAAATTTTTTGTTTCATAGACTGCACGGAATGTATTCAGTAATTTAAACATAGAATCCCCTTCCATTCATTTTAATTATAGATATTATTCTAACTATTTATTTCTCAAATGCAACTTATTTCGCTATACTAAATATAAAGATAAACAAAGAAAGAAGATGAATACATTAGTGAAAAATATGAACGCTTATTTAACAAAAACACTCACAATTCTACCAGGTCTGATCACCGCATTTATTGTGGCTGTGATCAGTAAAGGAATTGCGATTTGGCTGCCTTCATTAGGTGCAGCGACGATTGCAATTTTACTGGGCATCGTGTTAGGAAATACGTTTTTGAAAAATCCTGTATTAGAAAAAGGAACAAAGATAGCAGAAGGAAAGCTGCTGGAATTTTCAGTTGTTCTCTTAGGTGCGACCGTCACTTTTCAAACGATTGCCCATATTGGCATAAAAGGCGGCATCTTCGTCGTTTTACAAATGGGTCTTACCATCATCGCTACTTATATTCTTGGGAAAAAACTACTATTTTCAGATAACATGTCTCTACTGATGGCAGGTGGAAATGCGGTCTGTGGATCATCTGCGATTGCATCGATTGCTCCTTCGATCCATGCAAAAGAAGAAGAAAAAGGACAGATCATTACCTTGGTCAATTTATTAGGAACAATTTTAATGCTGCTTTTACCGCTGCTTGCTTCTATCCTTTATGGAACGGACTTATTAGCTAAAAGCGCTTTGGTTGGTGGTATTTTACAATCAGTTGGTCAGGTAGTCGCAAGTGCTAGTATGATCAATGCTGAGGTTGTTGAACTTGCCATGCTGTTCAAAATTATGCGTATCATGTTACTGGTTGTCATCGTCTATTTATTTGGAAAATTTAAAGAACATAAAACACCAACCGCTGAAACGGTCGGAACAACTACTACTGCATCCCAAAAAAAGGCTGGCTTGCCCTGGTATGTTGTTGGCTTCGTCTTATTTTGCATTATAAATAGTCTGATCCAGCTTCCTCCACAATTAAGTCAAACCGCTCACTTTTTTAGCGGTTGGTTTGAAATCACTGCTTTAGCTGCAATCGGATTACGTCTAGATTTTCAAAAGTTCTTTAAAGAAGGCAAACGTTTCTTGATTTATGGACTATCCGTTGGTGTCATTCAAGTCATTTTAGCCATTGGTCTGATCCGTTTATTCATTGCATGATCTAAAAAAAAGACTGCTCAGGTTATTCGTGAGCAGTCTTTTTCTTTAATCTTTTTCGTCTATTTTATTTGATTTGAATCCAGAATACGATTTGTTTCCACTCAGATTAAGGACAAACAAAACAATCACTAATGCTAAAATAGAAATAGACAATAGTAACGTTTGAACGGCATCTCCATGAATCACCATCAACTGACGCAAAATCGCTGTGATACAAATCAAAATCAAGTAACGGATCGGGATATGATGCCCTTCTTGAATATAACGAATCACCATCATGATAAATTCAAACAACATGAAAAATGCTACTACTTCCTGCATGACGACCGATAAATTTTTTGGTGTCATTGGTTTATTGATAAATGTACCAATATCGATCAGCTGACGGATCATAAATATCAAAATAAGAACGGCCAGCATTCCTAAAACAATATCCAGAACCACGTTAACGTATTTTTTCATTATTCCAAACCTTTGATCTTCTTTCATATTTTCCCCCTTTTAATTGATGCAGTAGATTCATTAATTAAACCTTCTCACTACATTTCATTATAAAACTAATATATCATTTTTTTTACACGATGTAAAAATCTAAATCTGAAAAAATAGACACATTTCCTGATCATAGTTACTCAGACCTAGAAGAAAATGCAACTTAAGCCCCCGTTGTTTTGGCTATATCTATGATATGGTTATTTATAGAACTAGGAGGTAACTATTATGGAAAAAAAACTTACATCGTTCCATCTAAAAATGATTGCAATCATTGCTATGCTGCTCAACCATATCGGTAGCGGCTTTCAGTTGTATCAGTATTCAACTGGACTTTTCTTTTTTACTGAATTGATTGGAAAACTTACTTTTCCGATCATGGCTTATTTGTTAGTGGAAGGATTCCATTACAGCAGGAACCTTAAAAAATACGCTTTACGATTGGCTGTATTTTGGCTCCTATCTATTTATCCATTCCATCTCTTATTTTATCCAGGCCATCCTTTTGATCCTTCTGAACTTGTTAATAATATTTTCTTCACACTTTTGATGGGTCTTCTACTAATTATGGTCTATGATAAAACTAAAAACCTTTACCTGCATG
This sequence is a window from Enterococcus wangshanyuanii. Protein-coding genes within it:
- a CDS encoding efflux RND transporter periplasmic adaptor subunit, with protein sequence MRAAVKKNRKKFLLIGFAIIILALVTFILVNAFNSSEKQNINASNPENRVEEKSVKALVEESKASDLTLAGKVTANNTNKIKIDPDKGTIKEVLVKEGDRVEKGQALFTYQTDQQMKTKEAELDAEAKARAVEVARSSAGIKWETYNKKVAQLNKAKADYDKENTEELKGEIKTLEGEVDQAYTEGLTGDNEVKNAESELEKAQLMQTNEQERLGADTIVADNAGTIKSLNMDLINQSKEKQREESFMEIIDDSNLFVNGDINEFDREKVSLNQPVELIDRKNKEKKWQGKIVQVANLSSDEAGNDKKQDEDPNLSKFPYKVLIEQADQMPIIGSHVYVKVLPKEFESDKIILNKQYILSQDDKQYVWKIDNNKIKRHEIKGTPVGENLVFVNEGLAQTDKIALPKAGMKDGMEVGEDVKP
- a CDS encoding PTS sugar transporter subunit IIB, which gives rise to MFVFIGCAGGGTSSMFCQRIVKASEHSTLKTSFDDLESVMRHEKELAAESDIIFAYGGINAIRPQIVYDFTQLFDVVLIAPQVRFMTKAKKELLADYPIVVKDIDTRLFGLMDGERALDGLLEELITIDIERGYQSKKSVNNKASDKNIDIFVLGGDRKEAFFQSFTNALRNLGLVLLEESYSLEQLYTDHSEKEYDIRFLYGNSALITEEEFPKFARRIDVVLEKPLLYSSFDKKRQWLEDYQIPLLSFDPVAYTRNEGKQELERLLPELLDVSIYTEFSKDFLAPSLEQVTLKKRKKLGWFSWR
- a CDS encoding helix-turn-helix domain-containing protein, with the translated sequence MIDLNQVLTFTEAAEKWGLAGGNTIRQAVLRKKFEAYEIKKSGTVWLTTYEAMHRVFGEPKELEAVFLKQSRIFQAITQKKQGDKTALLNLQKEMSTAFSAGQKVFIQEELLGKWRTLYIFSTETEAQNWLRLIQKTE
- a CDS encoding LysR family transcriptional regulator — encoded protein: MFKLLNTFRAVYETKNFSKAAEVLFISQPAVSNQIKQLEEELNVELFVRSGRQEMVTTKQAEILYHHLLNLADDWEDILQALKTQSVPKETCKIIASNTFAVYYLPELMKELVRHFPEVSFVLEMDNSEVVLDKIEKHQAHFGFIEKPLITETAIRQEILNDELVHAGDLSSELWLVREESSGVYHYTERYFLENNLSPQKMIIKNNEIIVRCLEKGIGQSILSKKALTPKIHWQSLSSGYQRKFYLIKRDRIDSTQLRKIVHFITTHFQKENG
- a CDS encoding YeiH family protein — translated: MNTLVKNMNAYLTKTLTILPGLITAFIVAVISKGIAIWLPSLGAATIAILLGIVLGNTFLKNPVLEKGTKIAEGKLLEFSVVLLGATVTFQTIAHIGIKGGIFVVLQMGLTIIATYILGKKLLFSDNMSLLMAGGNAVCGSSAIASIAPSIHAKEEEKGQIITLVNLLGTILMLLLPLLASILYGTDLLAKSALVGGILQSVGQVVASASMINAEVVELAMLFKIMRIMLLVVIVYLFGKFKEHKTPTAETVGTTTTASQKKAGLPWYVVGFVLFCIINSLIQLPPQLSQTAHFFSGWFEITALAAIGLRLDFQKFFKEGKRFLIYGLSVGVIQVILAIGLIRLFIA
- the psiE gene encoding phosphate-starvation-inducible protein PsiE, whose amino-acid sequence is MKEDQRFGIMKKYVNVVLDIVLGMLAVLILIFMIRQLIDIGTFINKPMTPKNLSVVMQEVVAFFMLFEFIMMVIRYIQEGHHIPIRYLILICITAILRQLMVIHGDAVQTLLLSISILALVIVLFVLNLSGNKSYSGFKSNKIDEKD
- a CDS encoding TraX family protein; the protein is MEKKLTSFHLKMIAIIAMLLNHIGSGFQLYQYSTGLFFFTELIGKLTFPIMAYLLVEGFHYSRNLKKYALRLAVFWLLSIYPFHLLFYPGHPFDPSELVNNIFFTLLMGLLLIMVYDKTKNLYLHVLLVIAFSFATVMSDWNLIGVLIIFGFYRVKNDRLKKIIPPVYATLFLFLLLLVARTMAPNSVPLYELASTLGILGVIPLLMNYNGQRGYSPTWVKWGFYLFYPLHMIILVLLRVML